The genomic segment AATTCTCCACAATCTGCAAacacaaatatttttataaccaaaatttatcaatgcataaaaattacacaatatTGAAAGGATTAATGCTTACTTTTGAGGGCAGCCCAAATCCAATTTTGAGAACACATTAAAGCTTCAACGGCTTGAGGTAGTAGTCGACTACGATAAAGATCAAGAACTCTACCACTTGTGCTAAAAGCTGATTCGGATGGAACCGTAGAAATAGGAATACTCAAAATATCCCGTGCTACTTGTTGAAGAACGGGATATGTGCTTCCATTTGTTTTCCAccaatttaaaatatcaaaattatctTCAAGTGGTATGTTAGCATTTTCCAAATACTTATCCAAATCAGATTTTTcataagtttgatttttgtCTCGCTCTAGAAATTGTGCAAACTCTTCCATATCAACATCATCACAAGAATTCCCACCACTTGCTAAATTGGAAGCTAGTTGCCTCTTACTTTGATTATTCTCACTCCTAGACTCATATTCATCAACTAATCTCCTTAATAGATTGCTAATTCTACTAACCTCTCTATCATACTcatatttatcaaataacttTGCAAAATAAAATCGAATAAGAGCCATTTTATACCTAGGATCAAGTATAGTTGCAACTCCCATCAAACCATTCATACTATCccaatatttcttatatttctctaacattacTTCCGCCATCTTCACAACATAATCATATGGAGATGAAAGCCAAGTAGATAGAgtaattttaagttttcaaaTTTTAGAAAAGTAAATATTAGCCGTAGGAGTTTTTGAGGCAGAGAAATCAAGGGTAAGTTTAGCAAACACTTCCAATAACTCACATATTTTCCCAAATTTTTCCCAATCTTCAGGAGTTGGTGGGTTGTTATATAGTTTTTCTCGACCACTTAAAACAGCAAACACTTCCTTATAATTAATAGCAACACAAAGCATTTCATATGTTGAATTCCAACGAATTTTACAATCAAGGGATAATTTCCTTTTGTAACCGGAGGCTAATTGATTAGCTACACCTTCAAACTTTTGCACTCTCTTATCAGAACCAGTCCAGAACACAACACTTTCCCTTATTCGATTAACTCCATCATACTCTACAGCATTTAATCCATCTTGAACAATTAGATTAAGTATATGTGCACAGCAACGCATATGTAAGAACTCACCATCCAAAAGTAGAGAACCATATGGGAAAGCGTCCTTTATGATGTTCATCATAGCATCATTAGTCGTACAATTATCTACTGTGATAGATGCCAATCTCAAATCCAAGTTCCACGATTGAATGCATTGTTTTAATGCATCGGCAAGAACCTCGGCATTATGTGGGGCAGGGACATAAAGAAACctagtcaaaaaaaaaataattgcatCAGAAGTAAATAGGTAAGTATAGTATGTTAGCATAAGTACAATTAGTAGTTGATAGTAATACCTTATGATTCGACTTTGCAACTTCCACGCATTATCAATGAAATGTGAAGTGACTGCCATATAGCCTTTCCTTTGATTACTTGCAGTCCACATGTCCGTAGTTAATGAAATTCGACTTTTGACATTCCTCAACAAAGCTAGAATATTGTCCTTCTCATCCTCATATCTCTTCATTATATCCTTCCTAGTAGTGGTACGACACGGTACTTTAAAACCAGGTTGTAAAGTCTTAGAGTACTTCCTGAAGCCATAGTGCTCAACCATGCTAATGGGGTACTCATGCAATATAATCATCTCGGCCAAGTCCTTTCTTCCATCTTCTTGACAGAATTCATAAGGAGCCAAAGTCAAAGAATCACTACTATCATTCACATTACGTTGTGTACCGAATAATCTTGTTTGCCGAAGATCTTGACATATTCGCTTTCGACAACTTTGAATGTGGTCCTTCAAATGAGAAGTTCCCGCCTTTGCACCGGCGGAAAGTAGCTTATTACAATGATTGCACTCAGCCTTCTCTACCCCACCAACTCTTTCTCTTGTTATAGGTAACTTGTTATAGGTAACACGTTAGGATCGGAAAGAACATGTGCTGGACTTTCATACTCATCGACACTAATAGGAGTACAACTTGTAGTAGTTGATGGGTTTGAAGCCATATTTATCTAACAAGTAAGAATTGTCTAACAACTAAGTACATATGCCAAGCACATAAAGAGAAGCACAAGTTACAATCCTATGATCAGCAAGTCATAGCCAATAAAAAAAGGGCCTGTGAAACTATATGATGGTTTTTATTTAGatgatgtttattttttataccCAAATTATGTTGCATATCACAATTGAATTGATGCAAAGTGTTTGGTTATTCAATCATTAAAAATATACCACTCAAGTGTCACATAAGTTGACGCTCCAAGTATTTATTCCTCTCACCTCTTTCACATTCTCATCAAAACAATCAATACCCACTTCATAATTCATCTAATCCTCCATTTTTAACAATTACCCACAAAAATTTAGCTTCCCATAATTCCAAATTGAGCTATGTTGCTAAGAAATATACAGATGCTCTGTTTTTTGAGTGTTTTAGTAGAGTTGGGATTTTGtcaaaattatacaaaaaattacaattacataacaTGGGATCTGATGGGAATGTTTTGGTTGAAGGTGGTATTAGGCCGATGGGATCGGTGGATTCTTCTTTTGATTTGTTTCCACAAGATCAACAGGATAACTCCTAGGAAGAGTCTCTCAATAGTGAAAACATAGATAATGATGATTCTTTTGACGAGTGGGGTGACTTTAGGATGTCTGTGAGTGATAAAACAACTCAATGTGAACCAAGCAGTACAGCGGTGCTTGCCACTGATAGTGGTGCATCACTAGCTATATCTGACTCATTTGATGGTTTTGTTGGATCCACAAGTTCATAAGGAATCCCGGTTCAGAACAATAATTTTACAGTGCCTAATGATGCCTGGAGAGATTTCATGATACCAAGTACCGGAGGAAACATTCAGTCATTAACGAATAGCaataaattacaattacataacaAAAGACTACAATTATAGGgcataaaacaaaatcaaaaaaaatacccAGAAAATATTGAAACCGacgattgaagaagatgatatTATGTTCATGAATGCTTACctgtgaagattgaagaagatgattgaagaaaAACGAAATGAGTAATGAGTAGAAAGGATTGCAATTTGAAACTGAGTAGAGTAAGGGACGGCCCAGCAGCAGCAGTGAAATGAAAGTGTGAAACTGTGAAAGAGAAAGGgttttagttttaaaatgtaGGGTTTTCacttttcagttttttttttaaaaaaaaatcgggatttttaaaaatctttaaaaaaaaaatttgaaaatactaaactccagaaatttgaaaataaattttttaaaaaatttgttcactgtggcggggcggggcggggatggggcgggtttcacctaaaacccatccccatccccatccccgcggtgggtatgaattttatacccgtacccgccccatgacccatcaaaccgggacccatccccgccccgatggggcggggatggggcgggtctcctattagacccgccccgcctgcatccctaatgTAATAGATaatagaaaatagaaaatagatATATATGATACTTTAATATTACACGgtataaattttgattttctaagTAAAGCAAGATCATATGGATTCATTTACTATTATtctctccgttcttttttatttgtgcactttactttttgcacatatttcaaagcaaattttaagtCTCGGTATCTCTTACtaagcataataaaaaaattgcacaaattatgtattaaaattatttgcatcaagacgaatttaacaagatcccacatgaatatattttgtcttgaatatatacttcgaaaatgaaatttaaatttcacactcctaaagtggaaaaacttaaagtggacaaacaaaaggcAACGGAGGGAGTACATTAATCAATGTATTATAAGAAATTCATGTTACTCTTGGTCTAGAGTATAATTAAGTCTttgctttattttattatggtgattaaaattccaaattttttttttattatgattttcaaaatgtGCATTATTTGCATGCGTATATCTAAAAGTGACATGTACGAACTTTACCTCTTCAAAAACTTAACCAGAGATAGGGGCAGTTAGGGCCGCCTtaccacgtcttagattactaaactcGTCCCTCTTACCCATCGTTTGTTATTAATCATTGCCTTTACTTATCGCTCTTTAcctttttctttactttttatatattttttttgttatgtgtacgtattctatttattatgtatttttagttatttgattACTATTCATGGTCAATGTAGGTTGTAATTTGTAGGTTTCTGGATAGTTAtaggtttctctctctttgaagactcTTCTTGAgctgagggactctttgaccgcactcttctttatgagtatgagtttccgtctttcttccctcctccGCCCCTGGCCATAGCTTTtaatgagtgggatacactgggtatgatgatgattgtGTCACATCTATCAATTTTTGATAGATTTGCAAAATCTTTTGATAAAGCGTGTATTTCGAAAAGATAAAAggataagtttattttattaaggAAGAAGTTTCTAATGAAGTTTGGATCTAATAAAGGATTCAAAGTAATGGTTCTTAATTTTGTATTAGTATTACTTATATGAAGGTTTACCCgtgattatttattttgatactTAAGTATCATAAGTTTAATACTTTCTAAAAGGAAATAAGTTTTGATATGTtcatcatgggaataatgtttaaattttgttaacttAATTTCCATGTAAGTTTAACAATATGTTATAGATTGATTTTCATATTATATATGAAGATCAGTGAACATGTAATAAAGTTCAAGTTTTATTAAGTGGtattatacttaatataataactagttattGAGTTTATTTCAATAAGTTTAcagaaaatgaaataattgaatatttgtttgTA from the Amaranthus tricolor cultivar Red isolate AtriRed21 chromosome 12, ASM2621246v1, whole genome shotgun sequence genome contains:
- the LOC130828625 gene encoding zinc finger BED domain-containing protein RICESLEEPER 2-like, which gives rise to MHLYFQLIDLTVQGMQKFHTFISLLLLGRPLLYSVSNCNPFYSLLISFFFNHLLQSSQLPITRERVGGVEKAECNHCNKLLSAGAKAGTSHLKDHIQSCRKRICQDLRQTRLFGTQRNVNDSSDSLTLAPYEFCQEDGRKDLAEMIILHEYPISMVEHYGFRKYSKTLQPGFKVPCRTTTRKDIMKRYEDEKDNILALLRNVKSRISLTTDMWTASNQRKGYMAVTSHFIDNAWKLQSRIIRFLYVPAPHNAEVLADALKQCIQSWNLDLRLASITVDNCTTNDAMMNIIKDAFPYGSLLLDGEFLHMRCCAHILNLIVQDGLNAVEYDGVNRIRESVVFWTGSDKRVQKFEGVANQLASGYKRKLSLDCKIRWNSTYEMLCVAINYKEVFAVLSGREKLYNNPPTPEDWEKFGKICELLEVFAKLTLDFSASKTPTANIYFSKI